The following coding sequences lie in one Pirellulales bacterium genomic window:
- a CDS encoding pilus assembly protein N-terminal domain-containing protein, whose amino-acid sequence MNASTSRLLCLALALIIGVADLSPCEAGNQPVAEITVRPAERPGVKTPPIKQAPLRTAPLNGKQQDGAFAVPVAPEAPPASPQIFSRRRASLGGMVTAPTTTGPSEARTDFSATSASRTVFSRPDLSATSRPAPEQVDTAPPVVEIAPAAAPIAAEAPYESPISAAPQAANAVVETAAPEPLTSIPTAPVEGIIELTPPAVELTSEPAALPPQALGVMAPAAQATASQTALNQTAEFVAPPVSEATSGALPIPTATAAAEAEGTHINFVNLQQQLPPAGAAPIGTPPGNDPFAPDQDVPQADVPGPDGPLPPPGGAAPADPATMPAPQIVTPPAAAPTTPPAAPSEAPPEVMPTPPAEQPPAQRPITSPPTQFQDALTPAPTGTTIDGLPVEIIDHSREMDVTLRRSKLLRTPVDIYRTAVVDPRVCNVVQFTPREVSIIGVAQGATHVTFWFEDGNRKPVTYLVRVVPDPEVSQRREKQYQMFEDIINELFPDSKIRLIPVSDKLLVRGEAKDTEEAAQIMSIIRENWGYGRAGAGGFGAGGFGYGGFAGGLVEGVAADPLVGQEEAARISGTQVINMLRIPGVQQVALKVKIAELDRSAARRFGVDLDMRFADSNVILQSMIAAASGGAANVIGSFDARQINFGVHFLQQEGVIRLLSEPTLVTMSGRPASFVAGGEFAVPTTVGVAGAAAVTTDFRSFGAIITFLPIVIDKDRIRLQVSPEFSKINGDLKVNNIPGLNTRAVTTTVEMREGQTLAIAGLLEDNMTGKLSGNVPFLWRLFGLRTLERTESELIILVTPELVHAMEPEEVPPLPGFDVTEPNDFQFFAKGWLEGRPTEEFRSTVWPRLKQRYRADGPAMISGPFGHGQ is encoded by the coding sequence ATGAACGCTAGCACGTCGAGACTGCTCTGTCTGGCGTTGGCCTTGATTATTGGCGTGGCGGATTTGTCCCCCTGTGAGGCGGGCAATCAGCCGGTCGCCGAGATCACCGTGAGGCCGGCCGAGCGGCCAGGGGTCAAAACGCCGCCGATCAAGCAGGCGCCGCTTCGCACCGCGCCCTTGAACGGCAAGCAACAGGACGGCGCCTTTGCCGTGCCGGTTGCTCCTGAGGCGCCGCCGGCCAGCCCACAAATTTTCAGCCGTCGCCGGGCCAGCTTGGGTGGCATGGTCACGGCGCCAACCACCACTGGGCCATCCGAGGCGCGAACCGACTTTAGCGCCACATCGGCCAGCCGCACCGTGTTTTCGCGGCCCGACTTGTCCGCGACATCGCGGCCAGCGCCAGAACAGGTTGATACTGCGCCGCCAGTCGTGGAGATCGCCCCCGCCGCTGCGCCGATAGCTGCCGAAGCGCCGTACGAATCACCGATTTCCGCGGCGCCGCAAGCGGCCAACGCTGTCGTCGAGACGGCCGCGCCAGAGCCGTTGACTTCTATTCCGACAGCGCCCGTCGAGGGGATCATCGAACTGACGCCGCCGGCGGTGGAATTGACCAGCGAGCCGGCTGCGCTGCCGCCGCAAGCGCTGGGCGTAATGGCTCCCGCTGCGCAAGCAACTGCTAGTCAAACGGCGCTCAACCAAACGGCGGAGTTTGTTGCGCCGCCAGTGAGCGAGGCCACCAGCGGCGCGTTGCCGATCCCGACCGCGACCGCCGCAGCCGAGGCCGAGGGCACGCACATCAACTTTGTCAATTTACAGCAGCAGCTTCCACCGGCCGGGGCCGCGCCGATTGGCACGCCGCCGGGCAATGATCCATTCGCGCCCGATCAAGACGTGCCGCAGGCCGATGTGCCAGGGCCCGATGGGCCGCTGCCGCCTCCTGGCGGCGCCGCGCCGGCCGACCCCGCTACCATGCCCGCGCCGCAGATTGTCACGCCGCCCGCGGCTGCGCCCACCACGCCCCCCGCGGCGCCGAGCGAGGCGCCACCCGAGGTGATGCCGACTCCGCCGGCCGAGCAACCGCCCGCGCAGCGCCCCATCACCAGCCCGCCAACGCAGTTTCAAGATGCGCTGACGCCGGCGCCAACCGGGACGACGATCGACGGCTTGCCTGTGGAGATCATCGATCACAGTCGCGAAATGGATGTGACGCTGCGGCGCAGCAAGCTATTGCGCACGCCGGTCGACATCTACCGCACGGCGGTGGTCGACCCGCGCGTTTGCAACGTGGTGCAGTTTACGCCGCGCGAGGTGTCGATCATTGGCGTGGCGCAAGGCGCGACGCACGTGACCTTTTGGTTCGAAGACGGCAATCGCAAGCCGGTGACCTACCTGGTGCGGGTGGTGCCCGACCCGGAAGTAAGCCAGCGCCGCGAGAAGCAATATCAGATGTTCGAGGACATCATCAACGAGCTGTTTCCGGACAGCAAGATTCGGCTGATTCCGGTGTCTGACAAGCTGTTGGTGCGCGGCGAGGCGAAGGATACGGAAGAGGCCGCGCAGATCATGTCGATCATTCGCGAGAACTGGGGCTACGGCCGCGCCGGCGCGGGGGGCTTTGGGGCGGGCGGCTTTGGCTACGGCGGCTTTGCCGGCGGCTTGGTCGAGGGAGTCGCCGCCGATCCGCTAGTGGGTCAGGAAGAAGCGGCGCGCATTTCTGGCACGCAGGTCATCAACATGCTGCGGATCCCCGGTGTGCAGCAGGTGGCGCTGAAGGTCAAGATCGCCGAACTCGATCGTTCGGCGGCGCGGCGGTTTGGCGTCGATCTCGACATGCGGTTCGCCGACAGCAACGTGATTTTGCAATCGATGATCGCGGCGGCGTCGGGCGGGGCGGCTAACGTGATTGGCAGCTTCGACGCACGGCAGATCAACTTTGGCGTTCACTTCTTGCAGCAAGAAGGGGTGATTCGCCTGTTGAGCGAGCCGACCCTGGTGACCATGAGCGGCCGGCCAGCCAGCTTTGTGGCGGGCGGCGAATTTGCCGTGCCGACCACGGTGGGCGTGGCGGGCGCCGCGGCGGTGACCACCGACTTTCGCTCGTTCGGCGCCATCATCACCTTCTTGCCGATCGTGATCGACAAGGACCGCATCCGTTTGCAGGTGTCGCCGGAGTTCAGCAAGATCAACGGCGACCTGAAGGTGAACAATATTCCGGGGCTCAATACTCGCGCGGTCACCACCACCGTCGAAATGCGCGAAGGGCAAACACTGGCGATCGCTGGTTTGCTGGAAGACAACATGACCGGCAAGCTCTCGGGCAATGTGCCGTTCTTGTGGCGACTGTTCGGATTGCGAACGCTCGAGCGCACCGAGTCGGAGTTGATCATCCTGGTCACCCCCGAGTTGGTGCATGCGATGGAGCCAGAAGAAGTTCCGCCGCTGCCCGGCTTCGACGTGACGGAGCCGAACGACTTTCAGTTCTTCGCCAAGGGATGGCTCGAAGGGCGCCCGACCGAGGAGTTTCGCAGCACGGTTTGGCCGCGGCTCAAGCAGCGCTATCGGGCTGATGGTCCGGCGATGATCTCTGGCCCGTTTGGCCACGGACAGTAG